The following proteins come from a genomic window of uncultured Fibrobacter sp.:
- a CDS encoding DNA methyltransferase: MNCNLTPENFSLEKTSIWSFPDRGSWATHTNKYRGNWSPYIPRNLIIRYSNEGDSVLDQFVGSGTTLVEAKLLNRNAFGVDINPDAIKLCKSAVNFDYSSKSHIGIRKGNAQKLSFLSTESIDLIATHPPYADIIKYSEGLANDLSQYPINKFIEEMKPVAAEAFRVLKRGKICAFLIGDVRQKGTLYPLGFELMNIFMNAGFSLKEIVIKEQHNCIGTKKWRSKINDFLLLAHEYLYIMKKT; encoded by the coding sequence ATGAATTGCAACTTAACCCCTGAAAACTTTTCTCTAGAAAAGACTTCCATTTGGAGTTTCCCTGACAGAGGCTCTTGGGCAACACATACTAACAAGTATCGTGGCAACTGGTCCCCATATATACCAAGAAATCTAATTATTCGTTATTCTAATGAAGGAGACTCTGTTTTAGATCAATTTGTCGGAAGTGGAACGACTCTAGTAGAAGCAAAACTTCTAAACCGCAATGCATTTGGTGTTGACATAAATCCCGATGCAATTAAGTTATGCAAATCAGCGGTTAACTTTGATTATTCATCAAAATCTCATATTGGCATCAGAAAAGGAAATGCTCAAAAATTATCTTTTCTTTCTACAGAAAGCATTGATTTGATAGCAACACACCCTCCCTATGCAGACATCATAAAGTACAGCGAGGGACTTGCAAATGATTTGTCTCAATATCCAATCAACAAATTCATCGAAGAAATGAAACCCGTAGCTGCGGAAGCATTCAGAGTCTTAAAAAGGGGAAAAATATGTGCTTTTTTGATTGGTGATGTACGTCAAAAGGGCACTTTATACCCACTAGGATTTGAACTGATGAATATTTTCATGAACGCAGGTTTTTCACTAAAAGAAATTGTTATAAAAGAACAGCACAATTGTATTGGAACAAAGAAATGGCGTTCAAAAATAAATGATTTTCTTTTGCTCGCCCATGAATATTTATATATTATGAAAAAAACTTAA